The DNA region CCAGCGCTAATGTTGATCATCGTCACTCCAGCAGCTATTTTTTCATCGATTGGCGTATGGATTGACGTCACCGTACTAACGACAGGAATATCGACAACCTCACAAACCATCTCAACTGTTTCAACTGGTGTCGGCCCATTTAATACAACCCCAATCGATCCCTGAGCTTCTGCAAAAAGGCTCATATACGCAGAACGTTGTCCTTGCGTCAAACCTCCGCCCACTCCTGAGAATACAGGAATATCTGCTGCTTCTATAATGCTTTTAGTGATCGCCGGATGCGGGGTAAATGGATAAACAGCAATGACTGCATTTGCATCCGTATTCCGAATGATCGCAATATCCGTAGTAAAAATAATCGACTTGATTTTCTTTCCAAAAATTCTGATCCCGCTTGCCTGTGCAATCACCTTCGGCACTTGTACAATATCCTGCTTCAGCGGTGTGACGATTTCCGGTACCCATTTCTCTTCCATCTAACTCCTCCTTTTTCTTAATGATCGTATTTGTTTAAATCATAGCTTTCGATCACATGAATAACTTTTTCAGCATAGGTTGGATCTGTTGCATAGCCTGCATCCTGTAAAGCTTGTGCAGCCTCTTTATAATTTTTCGCCAACAACACATTTTCATATAGACGAGGATTCCAAGTGACACCATTGACAAACAATCGAGTATGGTCATCCATTGATTCTTCCCAAGTATCATAAACTCTGAAATCACCTTGAATCACGATCCACTCTTCATTGATGTATTCCTTCGTTTCAAGATTCACTTTTTTCTGATCACCATACGCTTTGATTCCAAATAAATTATTATATTTAGAGGCAAGCGTGCTTTGCCCCCAGTTTGACTCTAAGATTCCTTGTCCAATAATAATACTAGGTAAAACGCCATAAGAAGACTGCAACTCTTGTGCGTGCGGGCTGATTCTATCGATAAACTCTTCTTTTGACACCTGTTCATTTTTCTGTGCCGTATTTTCTTCAGTTTTAGAACTATCTGATAACACATTGATGGAAAAGATAAATGCAACCCCAACAATCAATAGTCCCGCAAATAATGCCGGTAAGTTTGATTGTCTTCTTTTCTTTTTATACCTTTGACTATTCATACATTCCCTACTTTATCGTGTATTCATTCCGTAAAAAAAACGGACAATGGCTGACTGATTATATCAGTTTTTTTCATTACAATCAATCTACAGCTGTCGTAGTCATGGTTGTCGAAGTTTTCGTTGGTTCCTTAGATGTTGTCGTCATGGTCGTTTGGCTTACTTCTGTTGTTGTTTCAGTTGTGTTTTTTGTCTTGTCTTTTGCTGTATCATGTCCAAAAAATACATAGATCACAGCACCTAACATTATAATGACGGATAATATGCCTAAAATTTGTTTCACAAAAAAACTCCTCACTTACTTATTCACCAACGTAAGTTCCCATTAAATTTTCATTTACCCAATCTAATAGCTCTACTTTCGATCCTTCCAGCTGACCTTGTAAAGTGGCCGGCAAGCGAAACGTAACGATATCATCAAAGCCCCATTCACCATACGAAACTGTAACTTTCAAATCGATATATGCTTGCTCTACATGTTCGGCCTTGTTTTTTGAAGGGATCAATTCAGCCACTCCTGCTCCAGACTGCAGCCATTTTTTGGCGATCAAGGTTTTTAATCGCTTATATTCAGACACAGCGATATTCCTTTTTTCTGGAAAAAGAATGGTTTGGCGCAGCACTTTTTGTGTCAGCATCCACTCGTAATCAGTAAAAAGATTTTTCACCTTTTGCATTTCTTCATTAGTCAAGCTGGTATGACCTTTTTTCCAGTTCTCCCAGTTTTCTTTCGACGTTTGGAGATAGTCGGTATAAAACGTCTCTTCTGTTTCAAACTCTTCTATAATTGCATCGATAAGAATATCTATATACATTTGGTGCATGACTTTCGCCTCCTTTCTTTATTTTACTGAAAATATCAAAAAAAAGCATCTCTTTGCTCCACTTATTTTCGTTTTTTTAAGAAACATTCACCTTTTTCTCTAATAATTTTTACGTTAACTTCCATTTGCTTAAATTTAACCACGATTTCATACTTCTCATGTATAATAGAAATGATCTTTTAATTAGGAGGAACAAACAATGGCAAATTATAATTGGGGCATCATCGGACTTGGTGATATTGCAACAAGCTTTACAGAAACATTTCAGCATAAACACAGCAGCATACATGCAGTTGCTTCACGTACATT from Enterococcus sp. 9D6_DIV0238 includes:
- a CDS encoding hydrolase, which produces MEEKWVPEIVTPLKQDIVQVPKVIAQASGIRIFGKKIKSIIFTTDIAIIRNTDANAVIAVYPFTPHPAITKSIIEAADIPVFSGVGGGLTQGQRSAYMSLFAEAQGSIGVVLNGPTPVETVEMVCEVVDIPVVSTVTSIHTPIDEKIAAGVTMINISAGKNTAETVRYFRKKYPTLPIIATGGPTDESITETIAAGANAITYTPPSNGELFSHKMDKYRNLEKENDQ
- a CDS encoding glycoside hydrolase family 73 protein → MNSQRYKKKRRQSNLPALFAGLLIVGVAFIFSINVLSDSSKTEENTAQKNEQVSKEEFIDRISPHAQELQSSYGVLPSIIIGQGILESNWGQSTLASKYNNLFGIKAYGDQKKVNLETKEYINEEWIVIQGDFRVYDTWEESMDDHTRLFVNGVTWNPRLYENVLLAKNYKEAAQALQDAGYATDPTYAEKVIHVIESYDLNKYDH